Proteins encoded together in one Hymenobacter monticola window:
- a CDS encoding alpha/beta fold hydrolase, with translation MSFPTAGPPPPLTVGLPDGRRLGYTRYGDPAHRAVVYQHGFGTSGRALPPDAALLARLQLQILAPDRPGTGQSSVYRPLTFPSFADDVVALLDALGIAGPVGVMGWSVGGVHALALAARHPARVAAGQLLSTCLPLGEPEAYRHLSPLWKALRWGQVSFPWLNRTTFLWLSGQWRRHPDRTIDWFIRLMFAEEKRVSHQHRALLRDAAAWGFAHHGRGVYDDAQAWCRPPGFRIEDVQAPVRLWHGAADGVWAPGNIPYLAQRLGGAPVHLLPGQGHMLYLENWTAILEEMAGMMNA, from the coding sequence ATGTCTTTCCCTACAGCCGGCCCGCCCCCGCCCCTCACCGTGGGGCTGCCCGATGGCCGCCGGTTGGGCTACACGCGCTACGGCGACCCGGCGCACCGAGCCGTGGTGTACCAGCACGGCTTTGGCACCTCGGGCCGGGCCCTGCCCCCCGATGCGGCCCTGCTAGCCCGACTGCAGCTCCAGATTCTGGCGCCCGACCGGCCCGGCACGGGCCAGTCCAGCGTGTACCGGCCGCTCACTTTTCCTTCGTTTGCCGATGACGTGGTGGCCCTGCTCGATGCGCTGGGCATTGCGGGGCCAGTGGGCGTAATGGGCTGGTCGGTGGGCGGGGTACACGCGCTGGCGCTGGCGGCGCGGCACCCGGCGCGGGTGGCGGCTGGCCAGCTGCTCAGCACCTGCCTCCCGCTGGGCGAGCCCGAAGCCTACCGCCACCTCTCGCCGCTGTGGAAGGCGCTGCGCTGGGGCCAGGTGAGCTTTCCGTGGCTGAACCGCACCACCTTTCTGTGGCTCAGCGGGCAGTGGCGGCGCCACCCTGACCGCACGATTGATTGGTTTATCCGCCTCATGTTTGCGGAAGAAAAACGTGTGAGCCACCAGCACCGCGCCCTGCTGCGCGACGCGGCCGCCTGGGGCTTTGCCCACCACGGACGCGGCGTGTACGACGACGCCCAGGCCTGGTGCCGCCCGCCCGGATTTCGCATTGAGGACGTGCAAGCGCCCGTGCGCCTCTGGCACGGCGCGGCCGACGGTGTGTGGGCGCCAGGCAACATCCCCTACCTGGCCCAACGGCTGGGCGGGGCCCCCGTGCACTTGCTGCCGGGCCAGGGCCACATGCTCTACCTGGAAAACTGGACGGCTATTCTGGAGGAAATGGCGGGAATGATGAATGCTTAG
- a CDS encoding sensor histidine kinase, with product MKLLARTTVIFLLYAAMVAAAGTWVYYTVIRKLYYVYVDRTLTRRKMRVKRSARLELRTPADLAFWHRIDHNVEFVPLAAGQYPARPDQFRDRMMLNTITGQPQQYRQIAEVVRFQGRPYRLEVRTSVLDDGDLLVGITVAGAILLAVLLGGILLIQHVLTRRYWRPFYHTLAVLQQYQLDQHHAPVLAPTDIPEFKALNAALTRVLAKHQRLYHRQREFAENAAHELQTPLAILRTKLDSLVQAPGLTEEQAGHIEPLLAVTQRLTHLCRSLLLLVHLDQQLFFPTETVDLAATLRTQLEQLREQIDAADLTLETDLAPQVLLPVNRSLLDILVSNLVVNAIRHNRPGGVVRVSLTPQLLTVQNTGRPQALPADQLFARFRANPGRPPGSVGLGLPIARQICETSGFLLSYHYEEPGWHQMRVRMK from the coding sequence ATGAAGCTGCTGGCCCGCACCACCGTCATTTTCCTGCTCTACGCCGCGATGGTGGCCGCTGCGGGCACGTGGGTGTACTACACCGTCATTCGCAAGCTGTACTACGTGTATGTGGACCGTACCCTCACGCGGCGCAAAATGCGCGTGAAGCGGAGCGCGCGCCTGGAGCTGCGCACGCCCGCCGACCTGGCGTTCTGGCACCGCATCGACCACAACGTGGAGTTCGTGCCCCTGGCGGCTGGACAATATCCCGCCCGGCCCGACCAATTCCGTGACCGGATGATGCTGAACACCATCACCGGCCAGCCGCAGCAGTATCGCCAAATAGCCGAGGTCGTCCGGTTTCAGGGCCGGCCCTATCGGCTGGAAGTGCGAACGTCAGTGCTCGATGACGGGGATTTGCTGGTGGGCATTACGGTGGCCGGGGCCATCCTGCTGGCGGTGCTGCTGGGCGGCATCCTGCTTATTCAGCACGTGCTCACGCGGCGCTACTGGCGGCCGTTCTACCACACGCTGGCCGTGTTGCAGCAGTACCAGCTCGACCAGCACCACGCGCCGGTATTGGCCCCGACGGATATTCCGGAGTTCAAGGCCCTGAACGCGGCCCTGACGCGGGTGCTCGCCAAGCACCAGCGCCTCTACCACCGCCAGCGCGAGTTTGCTGAAAACGCGGCCCACGAGCTGCAAACGCCGCTGGCCATCCTGCGCACCAAGCTCGATTCGTTGGTGCAGGCCCCCGGGCTGACGGAGGAGCAGGCCGGCCACATCGAGCCGCTGCTGGCCGTCACGCAACGCCTCACGCACTTGTGCCGCAGCCTGCTGCTGCTCGTGCACCTCGACCAGCAGCTGTTCTTCCCCACCGAAACCGTGGACCTGGCCGCCACCCTGCGCACCCAGCTGGAGCAGCTGCGCGAGCAGATTGACGCCGCCGACCTCACCCTCGAAACCGACCTGGCCCCACAGGTGCTGCTGCCCGTGAACCGCTCGCTGCTCGATATTCTGGTGAGCAACCTCGTGGTGAATGCCATCCGGCACAACCGGCCGGGCGGCGTGGTGCGCGTGTCCCTCACGCCCCAACTGCTCACGGTGCAAAACACCGGCCGCCCCCAAGCCTTGCCCGCCGACCAACTATTCGCCCGCTTTCGGGCCAACCCCGGCCGGCCGCCGGGCAGCGTGGGCCTGGGCCTGCCCATTGCCCGCCAGATTTGCGAAACCAGCGGGTTTCTGCTCAGCTACCACTACGAAGAGCCCGGCTGGCATCAAATGCGGGTGCGAATGAAGTAA
- a CDS encoding response regulator transcription factor, translating into MKLLLVEDEPELLDTVVRYLQAQQYHCETATTYAQAQEKMLLYDYDCIILDLTLPGGDGLDLLRELQRQQKPAGVIITSARAAVDDRITGLELGADDYLPKPFYLPELSARVAALVRRRHFQGTNLLRVGQLAVDVPARRAAVADRPLNLTRTEFDLLLLLLANQKRVITKGAIAEHLSGDAAEQFDTFENVYAHVKNLKRKLTEAGAPNHIRMVYGLGYRFDPEPAA; encoded by the coding sequence ATGAAGCTGCTCCTTGTAGAAGACGAACCCGAACTGCTCGACACCGTGGTTCGCTATCTGCAAGCCCAGCAATACCACTGCGAAACGGCCACTACCTACGCGCAGGCCCAGGAAAAAATGCTGCTCTATGACTACGACTGCATCATCCTGGACCTCACGCTGCCCGGTGGCGACGGCCTCGACCTGCTGCGCGAGCTGCAGCGCCAGCAGAAGCCCGCCGGCGTCATCATCACCTCGGCCCGCGCCGCCGTCGACGACCGCATCACCGGCCTGGAGCTGGGCGCCGACGACTACCTGCCCAAGCCCTTCTACCTGCCCGAGCTGAGCGCGCGCGTGGCCGCGCTGGTGCGCCGCCGCCATTTCCAGGGCACCAACCTGCTGCGCGTGGGGCAGCTGGCCGTGGATGTGCCCGCCCGCCGCGCCGCCGTGGCCGACCGCCCCCTCAACCTCACTCGCACCGAGTTCGACCTGCTCTTGCTACTGCTGGCCAACCAGAAGCGCGTCATCACCAAAGGCGCCATTGCCGAGCACCTTTCCGGCGACGCGGCCGAGCAGTTTGATACCTTCGAGAACGTGTACGCCCACGTCAAAAACCTCAAGCGCAAGCTGACGGAGGCTGGCGCGCCCAACCACATTCGGATGGTGTATGGACTGGGCTACCGGTTCGACCCGGAGCCGGCGGCGTGA
- a CDS encoding CitMHS family transporter — MLSLLGFLMISTFMYLIMSKRMFAMTALILIPIVFALIGGFRAEIGDMMLDGVKKIAPTGIMLIFAIMYFGIMTDAGLFDPIVAKILKVVGGDPLKVVIGTAILALSVSLDGDGTTTYIIVVAAMLPLYRRLRMNPLILTATAFLASAVMNILPWGGPTARVLSALHLDSSQVFTPLIPAMIVAAGWVIFVAYVFGKRERARLGIVTITEDADELVAEANHEDLSLRRPKLLWLNALLTLALLVGLFMDVVPLPVLFMVAFALGMLINYPKLGEQRGRLNAHAGNAVIVAGMVFAAGIFTGILAGTKMVDAMSQTIVTLIPNSLGPHLPILTGLTSAPFTFFMSNDAYYFGILPLVTKAASQFGVSVEAMGRASLLGQSVHLLSPLVPSTYLLAGLAGVDFGDHQRFTLKWACGTVLVMLLVCLLLGVVPV; from the coding sequence ATGCTCTCTCTCCTCGGATTCCTGATGATTAGTACGTTCATGTACCTCATCATGTCGAAGCGCATGTTTGCCATGACGGCGCTCATTCTGATTCCCATCGTGTTTGCCCTCATCGGCGGTTTTCGGGCCGAAATCGGAGACATGATGCTCGACGGGGTGAAGAAGATTGCGCCCACGGGCATCATGCTCATCTTCGCCATCATGTACTTCGGCATCATGACCGACGCGGGCCTGTTCGACCCCATCGTGGCCAAGATTCTGAAAGTGGTGGGCGGCGACCCGCTCAAAGTCGTCATCGGCACCGCCATTCTGGCTTTGTCGGTATCGCTCGACGGCGACGGCACCACCACCTACATCATTGTGGTGGCGGCCATGCTGCCGCTCTACCGCCGCCTCCGGATGAACCCGCTCATTCTCACGGCCACCGCGTTTCTGGCCAGCGCCGTGATGAATATTCTGCCTTGGGGCGGCCCCACGGCGCGGGTGCTGTCGGCCCTGCACCTCGATAGCTCGCAGGTGTTCACGCCCCTCATTCCGGCCATGATAGTGGCAGCGGGCTGGGTCATTTTCGTGGCTTACGTCTTCGGCAAGCGCGAACGGGCCCGCCTGGGCATCGTCACCATTACGGAGGATGCCGACGAGCTGGTGGCCGAGGCCAACCACGAGGACCTGAGCCTGCGCCGTCCCAAGCTGCTGTGGCTGAACGCGCTGCTCACGCTGGCGCTGCTGGTGGGTTTGTTCATGGACGTGGTGCCGCTGCCGGTGCTGTTTATGGTGGCCTTTGCGCTGGGCATGCTCATCAACTACCCCAAGCTGGGCGAACAGCGCGGCCGCCTGAATGCCCACGCCGGCAACGCCGTGATTGTGGCGGGCATGGTGTTCGCGGCGGGCATTTTCACCGGCATCCTGGCCGGCACCAAGATGGTGGACGCCATGTCGCAAACCATCGTCACGCTGATTCCCAACTCCTTGGGGCCGCACCTGCCCATCCTCACGGGCCTCACCAGCGCGCCGTTCACTTTTTTCATGAGCAACGATGCCTACTACTTCGGCATTCTGCCGCTCGTGACGAAGGCGGCCAGCCAGTTTGGGGTGAGCGTGGAGGCCATGGGCCGGGCCTCGCTGCTGGGCCAGTCGGTGCACCTGCTGAGCCCGCTGGTGCCCAGCACCTACCTGCTGGCCGGCCTGGCCGGCGTCGATTTCGGCGACCACCAGCGCTTCACCCTGAAGTGGGCCTGCGGCACCGTGCTGGTGATGCTGCTGGTGTGCCTGCTGCTGGGCGTGGTGCCGGTGTAG
- a CDS encoding DUF2490 domain-containing protein, whose protein sequence is MKNILLLFACLLLLAGPVHAQNRGKYNDWLQYTGTYSLNQRFDINLGAQYRAYNGLTDKRLLLGLANLQYNLKSLPMSVAAGYMYLQLQPYTNAEQTDKADNRENRLYQQVIVNNKLGRARLLHRYRIEERWTATDFRLRFRYLASLRLPLGPKTLENPKWYATIKDEIRISDQENPFDSNRVWGGVGYVLNKHLGGELLWMTQFNGGADRTNYVAFILRHDFGWSADRPERRPRFLPQ, encoded by the coding sequence ATGAAAAATATTCTCCTGCTTTTTGCCTGCCTTCTGCTGCTGGCCGGCCCGGTCCACGCCCAAAACCGGGGCAAATACAACGACTGGCTGCAATACACCGGCACCTATTCGCTCAACCAGCGGTTCGATATCAACCTGGGGGCGCAGTACCGCGCCTACAACGGCCTCACCGACAAGCGCCTGCTGCTGGGTCTGGCCAACTTGCAATACAACCTCAAAAGCCTGCCCATGTCGGTGGCGGCCGGCTACATGTACCTGCAGCTCCAACCCTACACCAATGCCGAACAGACCGACAAAGCCGACAACCGCGAAAACCGCCTCTACCAGCAGGTGATTGTGAATAACAAGCTGGGCCGGGCTCGCCTGCTGCACCGCTACCGCATTGAGGAGCGGTGGACGGCCACCGACTTCCGGCTGCGTTTTCGCTACCTGGCGTCGCTGCGCCTGCCGCTGGGCCCGAAGACGCTGGAAAACCCCAAATGGTACGCCACTATTAAAGACGAAATCCGCATCAGCGACCAGGAAAACCCCTTCGACAGCAACCGCGTGTGGGGCGGCGTGGGCTACGTGCTCAACAAGCACCTGGGCGGCGAACTGCTCTGGATGACGCAGTTCAACGGCGGCGCCGACCGTACGAATTACGTGGCCTTCATCCTGCGCCACGACTTTGGCTGGTCGGCCGACCGGCCCGAGCGCCGGCCACGCTTCCTGCCGCAATAA
- a CDS encoding TerC family protein: MYAPLQQIIDNPLAALAIVGNLVIIESLLSVDNAAVLATMVGDLPREQRKKALRYGIFGAYIFRGLCILFASFLIQFWFLKPLGGLYLLYLVYDHFRAGPPHDEEKIEKEKSWFYRNTLGLFGKFWATVALIELMDLAFSIDNVFAVVAFTDNIILICAGVFIGILAMRLVAQGFVLLMAKYPFLETAAFVVIALLGIKLMLSLVEHFLPGHPFSVFLTSEAADVGLTVLTVSCFLVPWATSLLFNVPQRPAGNRAAEARRGEAS; encoded by the coding sequence ATGTACGCGCCCCTTCAGCAAATTATTGACAACCCGTTGGCCGCTCTGGCCATCGTGGGCAACCTGGTCATCATCGAGAGCCTGCTCTCGGTAGACAATGCCGCCGTGCTGGCCACCATGGTGGGCGACCTGCCCCGCGAGCAACGCAAAAAAGCCCTGCGCTACGGCATTTTCGGCGCCTATATCTTCCGGGGGCTGTGCATTTTGTTTGCCTCTTTCCTCATCCAGTTCTGGTTTTTGAAGCCGCTGGGCGGCCTCTACCTGCTGTACCTGGTGTACGACCATTTCCGGGCCGGCCCGCCGCACGACGAGGAAAAAATTGAGAAGGAGAAAAGCTGGTTTTACCGCAACACGCTGGGGCTGTTTGGGAAATTCTGGGCCACCGTGGCCCTCATTGAGCTGATGGACCTGGCCTTCAGCATCGACAACGTGTTTGCCGTGGTGGCCTTTACCGACAACATCATTTTGATTTGCGCGGGCGTGTTCATCGGCATTCTGGCCATGCGGCTGGTGGCGCAGGGCTTTGTGCTGCTCATGGCCAAGTACCCGTTTCTGGAAACGGCCGCTTTCGTGGTCATTGCCTTGCTGGGTATTAAGCTAATGCTTTCCCTGGTAGAGCATTTCCTGCCGGGCCACCCCTTCAGCGTCTTCCTCACCAGCGAGGCGGCCGATGTGGGCCTGACGGTGCTCACCGTGTCCTGCTTCCTAGTGCCTTGGGCAACGTCGCTGCTCTTCAACGTGCCCCAGCGCCCGGCCGGCAACCGCGCCGCCGAAGCCCGCCGGGGCGAGGCCAGTTAG
- a CDS encoding response regulator has protein sequence MTLPTRVLLVDDHPMVVAGLRALLAPMPALEVVATAGTAAEAYTAVAAHRPDVVLLDISLPDESGLDVCGRLVSEYPGLKILALTTLNEKSYVTRMMAQGAAGYVLKNASPEELAEAIARVQAGKKYFSEEVQELLLQPEPARAAVPPLTRREKEVLGFIAQGQTSQEIADRLFLSALTVETHRRNLLAKFEVNNTAALIRLAAQHQLL, from the coding sequence ATGACGCTCCCCACCCGTGTGCTCCTCGTTGACGACCACCCCATGGTAGTGGCCGGGCTGCGGGCCCTGCTGGCGCCCATGCCCGCCTTGGAAGTAGTGGCCACCGCCGGCACCGCTGCCGAAGCCTACACCGCCGTGGCCGCCCACCGCCCCGACGTGGTGCTGCTCGATATCAGCCTGCCCGACGAGAGCGGCCTCGACGTGTGCGGCCGGCTGGTGAGCGAATACCCCGGCCTGAAAATCCTGGCCCTCACTACCCTCAACGAGAAAAGCTACGTGACGCGCATGATGGCGCAGGGCGCGGCTGGCTATGTGCTCAAAAACGCCTCGCCCGAGGAACTGGCCGAGGCCATTGCCCGCGTGCAGGCCGGCAAGAAGTATTTCAGCGAAGAAGTGCAGGAGTTGCTGCTCCAGCCCGAGCCGGCGCGGGCGGCCGTGCCCCCGCTCACGCGCCGCGAGAAAGAAGTACTGGGCTTCATCGCCCAAGGGCAGACCAGCCAGGAAATCGCCGACCGCCTGTTTCTGAGCGCCCTCACCGTCGAAACCCACCGCCGCAACCTGCTGGCCAAGTTCGAGGTGAACAACACGGCCGCGCTTATCCGGCTGGCGGCACAGCACCAGTTGCTGTAG
- a CDS encoding tetratricopeptide repeat-containing sensor histidine kinase, with translation MRPRFYLVCAGLLALLPLPVVLAAQAPTAPPDSLLRALQTAPSDTARAKTALRLSAALAATDTAQALRYARQALALSQAAGFGYGQAHSWLQLSGLAILRQDNARAARYGALAQAAAAPLYRQRPAPRLARLLAAIANNRGNVADRQGQYAAAVRNYLQAATYLAPLPEAGRTLLTVYANLGNSLQAANQPTEAIRYWRLAASLAPRTGPVPELLPVYLQLARLHLQHARPDSAGQVLRAARPLLPGGELYADQYYFTLGQYYRSTGQPAAARQAFEQAVGFARRKGAAGDEAKLLIELSQLAAQAGDLPAARASLERSLRISEQLGDPRQLADNLDGLARLAEQAGQWAEALRYYRRGHELRDTLAGTAVRAQVAQLETRYRTRQQAAQLRALRQTQAAEQLVLRQQRRLNAVYLALLLALVAAGVLAAALLRYRQRQAARQREQEKALLTAQAVLQGQEEERRRLARDLHDGLGGMLSTVKHYLASARQRAVRPDEASSLVSQSIEHLDSSIGELRRVARNLMPEALLAFGLKQALQDLCASTQKAGPAHVQLHTHGLETRLPQKLEVELYRLVQELLNNVLKHAQAQEVLVQLMRHGPELHLVVEDDGRGFDPAVASTGVGLRSVQARARYLGGTLEVQSAPGQGTSFSLDLRVERE, from the coding sequence ATGAGGCCACGCTTTTATCTTGTTTGCGCGGGGCTGCTGGCCCTGCTGCCACTGCCCGTTGTGCTGGCCGCCCAGGCCCCCACCGCGCCGCCCGACAGCCTGCTGCGCGCCCTCCAAACCGCGCCCTCCGATACGGCCCGTGCCAAAACCGCCCTGCGCCTCTCCGCCGCCCTAGCCGCCACCGACACCGCCCAGGCCCTGCGCTACGCCCGCCAGGCCCTGGCCCTGAGCCAGGCCGCGGGCTTCGGCTACGGCCAAGCCCACAGCTGGCTGCAGCTGAGCGGCCTGGCCATTCTGCGCCAAGACAATGCCCGCGCCGCCCGCTACGGCGCCCTCGCCCAGGCCGCCGCCGCCCCACTCTACCGCCAGCGGCCGGCCCCACGCCTGGCCCGGCTGCTGGCCGCCATTGCCAACAACCGCGGCAACGTGGCCGACCGCCAGGGCCAGTACGCCGCCGCCGTGCGCAACTACCTGCAGGCCGCCACCTACCTGGCCCCGCTGCCCGAGGCCGGCCGCACCCTGCTCACGGTGTATGCCAACCTCGGCAACAGCCTGCAGGCCGCCAACCAGCCCACCGAAGCCATCCGCTACTGGCGGCTGGCCGCCTCTCTGGCGCCCCGCACCGGCCCCGTGCCCGAACTCCTGCCCGTGTATTTGCAGCTGGCCCGCCTGCACCTGCAGCATGCCCGCCCCGACAGCGCTGGCCAGGTTCTGCGCGCGGCCCGGCCGCTGCTGCCCGGCGGCGAGCTCTACGCCGACCAGTACTACTTCACGCTGGGGCAGTACTACCGCAGCACCGGGCAGCCGGCCGCCGCCCGGCAGGCCTTCGAGCAGGCCGTGGGCTTTGCCCGGCGTAAGGGCGCGGCCGGCGACGAAGCTAAGCTGCTGATTGAGCTGAGCCAGCTGGCTGCCCAGGCCGGCGACCTGCCCGCCGCCCGCGCCAGCCTGGAGCGCAGCCTGCGTATCAGCGAGCAACTGGGCGACCCGCGCCAGCTCGCCGACAACCTCGATGGGCTGGCCCGGCTGGCCGAGCAGGCCGGGCAGTGGGCCGAGGCCTTGCGCTACTACCGCCGCGGCCACGAGCTGCGCGACACCCTGGCTGGCACGGCCGTGCGGGCGCAGGTGGCCCAGCTCGAAACCCGCTACCGCACCCGCCAACAGGCCGCCCAGCTGCGCGCCCTGCGCCAAACCCAGGCCGCCGAGCAGTTGGTGCTGCGCCAGCAGCGCCGCCTCAACGCCGTGTACCTGGCCTTGTTGCTGGCATTAGTGGCAGCTGGCGTGCTGGCAGCGGCGCTGCTCCGGTACCGCCAGCGCCAGGCCGCCCGCCAGCGCGAGCAGGAAAAGGCCCTGCTCACCGCCCAGGCCGTGCTGCAGGGCCAGGAAGAAGAGCGCCGCCGCTTGGCCCGCGACCTGCACGACGGCCTCGGCGGCATGCTTTCCACCGTGAAGCACTACCTGGCTTCGGCCCGCCAGCGTGCCGTCCGGCCCGACGAAGCCAGCAGCTTGGTCAGCCAATCCATCGAGCACCTCGACAGCTCCATTGGCGAGCTGCGCCGCGTGGCCCGCAACCTCATGCCCGAAGCCCTGCTGGCCTTCGGCCTGAAGCAGGCCCTGCAGGACCTCTGCGCCAGCACGCAAAAGGCCGGCCCCGCGCACGTGCAGCTCCACACCCACGGCCTCGAAACCCGCTTGCCCCAAAAGCTGGAAGTGGAGCTCTACCGCTTGGTGCAGGAGCTGCTGAACAATGTGCTCAAGCACGCCCAGGCCCAGGAAGTGCTGGTGCAGCTGATGCGCCACGGCCCCGAGCTGCACCTGGTGGTGGAGGACGACGGCCGCGGCTTCGACCCCGCCGTGGCCAGCACCGGCGTGGGCCTGCGCAGCGTGCAGGCCCGCGCCCGCTACCTCGGCGGCACACTGGAAGTGCAGTCGGCGCCCGGGCAGGGCACTTCGTTTAGTCTGGATTTACGGGTGGAGAGAGAATGA
- a CDS encoding DUF3575 domain-containing protein — protein MQKIVASALAATALLLGSTAASAQNHALKANLLSPLFKTGSFFYEHKLNDASSLQLGGLVTYWGLGDTKISGFAITPEYRRYLSNDKQALEGFYVAPFARYQNLGLSLQTSTDDGSAATAKATLHTIGGGVVVGHQWVFRRRITLDTFFGPSYNSNVAKLEASGGGASESFDLGSFQGFSLRTGVTLGVAF, from the coding sequence ATGCAAAAAATTGTCGCCTCCGCCCTCGCCGCCACTGCCCTGCTGCTGGGCAGCACCGCCGCTTCGGCCCAAAACCACGCCCTGAAAGCAAACCTGCTCAGCCCCCTGTTCAAAACGGGCTCGTTCTTCTACGAGCACAAGCTCAACGACGCCAGCAGCCTGCAGCTGGGCGGCCTGGTAACGTACTGGGGCCTGGGCGACACCAAGATTTCGGGCTTCGCCATTACGCCCGAGTACCGGCGCTACCTCTCCAACGACAAGCAGGCGCTGGAAGGCTTCTACGTGGCCCCCTTCGCGCGCTACCAAAACCTGGGCCTGAGCCTGCAAACCAGCACCGACGACGGCAGCGCGGCCACGGCCAAAGCCACCCTGCACACCATTGGCGGGGGCGTGGTGGTGGGGCACCAGTGGGTGTTCCGCCGGCGCATCACGCTCGACACGTTCTTCGGCCCGTCTTATAACTCCAACGTAGCCAAGCTGGAAGCCAGCGGCGGCGGGGCTTCGGAAAGCTTCGACCTGGGCTCGTTCCAGGGGTTCAGCCTGCGCACGGGCGTCACGCTGGGGGTGGCGTTTTAG
- a CDS encoding T9SS type A sorting domain-containing protein, producing MKKFTLDLRTVFCAGLLAAPGLAHAQAPTWQWAAAPSAIVDDNTGFGGSSISAVAQDAFGNTVVAGSFYGTFTLGNTTLTSAGYNDIFVAKISPTGQWLQAVRAGGAGQDGAATLELDAAGNALVGGSFGNLAPGATAAFGPITLLSAGNADAFVATLSTTGQWTQAVRAGGTGADYVADLVPDGTGNVLVVGSIVGAGNLGSYAFNGPAGAMQLFVARLNLGTGTWTLLNQGTPPYGAQPSAIALDAAGNAVVAGRCGSGITFGNTTLTSNRGEGTFVARLNTSSGQWTQAVAPVQSRNSAAPPTTINSLAVDAAGTVAVTGVLIETATFGNTVLTSAGSYDVFVAKLNAAGQWTQAVRAGGAANDIPYSVVFDTAGNAIVTGLFGPYGSFSPTFSADFGSNTITSDGQYDAFVATLSPGGQWLQAVRGGGGGSDIAGPTVVDAAGNITVAGYCSGPAAFGPYTLNTTSSYGMAYVARLSTNMLVTHATAPVPAEVFALAPNPAAGAVRLTWPEASSSARPAQLLDAMGREVRRQLLPARTTTATFDVTGLTPGLYMVRCGAATSRLQVQ from the coding sequence ATGAAAAAGTTTACCTTGGATTTGCGCACCGTCTTTTGCGCCGGCTTGCTGGCCGCACCCGGCTTGGCCCACGCGCAGGCGCCCACGTGGCAATGGGCCGCGGCGCCCAGCGCCATCGTCGACGACAATACGGGGTTTGGGGGCTCCAGCATTTCCGCCGTGGCGCAGGACGCCTTCGGCAACACGGTGGTGGCCGGCAGCTTCTACGGCACCTTCACGCTGGGCAATACCACGCTGACCAGCGCCGGCTATAACGACATTTTCGTGGCCAAAATCAGCCCCACCGGCCAGTGGCTGCAGGCCGTGCGGGCCGGCGGCGCGGGCCAGGACGGGGCCGCAACCCTGGAACTGGACGCAGCTGGCAACGCCTTGGTGGGCGGCAGCTTTGGTAATCTGGCGCCGGGCGCCACGGCGGCGTTTGGCCCCATTACCCTCCTTTCTGCCGGAAACGCCGATGCCTTTGTGGCCACGCTCAGCACCACCGGCCAGTGGACGCAGGCTGTGCGCGCCGGCGGCACCGGCGCCGACTACGTGGCAGACCTGGTGCCCGACGGCACCGGCAACGTCCTGGTCGTGGGCAGCATTGTTGGCGCCGGCAACCTGGGCAGCTACGCCTTTAACGGCCCCGCCGGCGCCATGCAACTGTTTGTGGCCCGGCTCAACCTAGGCACCGGCACCTGGACGCTCCTCAACCAGGGCACGCCCCCCTACGGCGCCCAGCCCAGCGCCATCGCCCTCGATGCTGCCGGCAATGCCGTGGTGGCCGGCCGCTGCGGCAGCGGCATCACCTTTGGCAATACCACCCTGACTTCCAACCGCGGCGAGGGCACCTTTGTGGCGCGCCTGAACACAAGCAGTGGCCAATGGACCCAGGCGGTGGCCCCCGTGCAGTCGCGCAACAGCGCGGCCCCGCCCACCACCATCAACTCGCTGGCGGTAGATGCGGCCGGCACCGTGGCCGTGACGGGTGTACTGATTGAAACCGCCACCTTTGGCAACACCGTGCTGACCAGCGCGGGCAGCTACGACGTGTTTGTGGCCAAGCTCAACGCCGCCGGACAATGGACGCAAGCCGTACGCGCCGGCGGCGCAGCCAACGACATTCCTTACTCCGTCGTCTTCGACACGGCGGGCAACGCCATCGTGACGGGCCTTTTCGGGCCGTACGGCAGCTTCAGCCCCACCTTCTCGGCCGACTTTGGCAGCAACACCATCACCAGCGACGGGCAGTACGATGCCTTCGTGGCCACGCTCAGCCCCGGCGGGCAGTGGCTGCAAGCCGTGCGCGGCGGCGGCGGCGGCAGCGACATTGCGGGCCCGACCGTGGTGGACGCCGCGGGCAACATCACTGTGGCCGGCTACTGCTCCGGCCCGGCTGCCTTTGGGCCCTACACCCTCAACACCACCAGCAGCTACGGCATGGCCTACGTGGCCCGGCTCAGCACCAACATGCTGGTGACCCACGCCACCGCGCCCGTGCCCGCCGAGGTATTTGCCCTGGCTCCCAACCCCGCGGCCGGTGCTGTGCGCCTCACCTGGCCCGAAGCCAGCAGCAGCGCCCGCCCGGCGCAGCTGCTCGATGCGATGGGCCGCGAGGTGCGCCGCCAGCTGCTGCCTGCCCGCACCACCACCGCCACCTTTGATGTAACCGGCCTGACGCCTGGCCTGTACATGGTGCGCTGCGGTGCGGCCACCAGCCGCCTGCAAGTGCAGTAG